A region from the Cryptococcus decagattii chromosome 5, complete sequence genome encodes:
- a CDS encoding protein PNS1, with translation MSAQEFYQGGNPNGYQQQQYAPPPGGPAQDQYRGKQEYVPPQSQPPNYNMQPSQPYAATNPEMGGQPIYQDTAPFSQATEKTGERMKPRKRVNDIIPLILFIAAVVGFAVVSGIAIHSFVKVNGLGGGMGNSGEGGTGTSVTLDYHTVYLLLVVVALGLVIASLYLMALRAFTKIILEVTLALTVILNIGICIYYFIIRYWSGAIIFLVIALLSVFFYWGMRKRIPLAKLLLQTTIDVTKHHPSVYVVVFIGLIVQAALSIWYTFTCISIYVKWTPGSAACSGGGCSSSKVAGLVFYVTFAYLWMSQVIANVILCTLAGGVFGGWYYYGPRTPGGGVPKRASLMAFVRASTLSLGSIAFGSLLVTILELLRLILQLLSQYEAGQGDMIGSILICIAQCCIGCIQWMIEYFNKYAYIEIALYGKSYIPAAKDTWRLLKDRGIDALVNDSLVGTALMWGAYINGFLCAVLGYLYLRFTHPAYNSNGQYSAPVILFSFLIGLNESFTIGSAIDAGVSTIFVGLGEDPMVLAERSPGLFEMIRQVYPRVIQGVPH, from the exons ATGAGCGCCCAGGAATTCTACCAAGGCGGGAATCCAAACGGGtaccaacaacaacaataTGCTCCTCCCCCTGGCGGTCCGGCTCAAGACCAATACAGGGGCAAGCAGGAGTATGTCCCTCCCCAAAGCCAACCGCCCAATTACAACATGCAGCCTTCTCAGCCTTATGCTGCTACCAACCCCGAAATGGGTGGGCAGCCCATATACCAAGACACCGCGCCCTTCTCCCAAGCAACTGAAAAGACAGGAGAGAGAATGAAACCTCGAAAGAGGGTGAACGACATTATTCCGCTGATATTGTTTATCGCTGCCGTTGTTGGGTTTGCGGTTGTTTCTGGTATTGCGATACATAGTTTCGTGAAGGTGAATGGTTTGGGAGGTGGAATGGGTAACTCTGGTGAAGGGGGTACAGGGACCAGTGTTACGCTCGACTA CCACACAGTCTACCTTCTTCTCGTTGTCGTTGCTCTCGGTTTGGTCATTGCATCCTTATATCTTATG GCATTGAGGGCGTTCACTAAGATCATCCTTGAAGTTACTCTAGCATTGACGGTCATCCTTAACATAGGCATTTGTATTT ACTACTTTATCATCCGGT ACTGGTCAGGAGctatcatcttccttgtcATCGCCCTTCTTtcagtcttcttctattGGGGCATGCGAAAGCG TATCCCTCTGGCTAAACTGCTTCTTCAAACAACAATTGACGTTACAAAGCACCACCCTTCAGTATACGTCGTTGTCTTCATCGGTCTCATTGTCCAGGCAGCTCTATCAATTTGGTACACATTCACCTGTATTTCCATATATGTTAAATGGACACCAGGAAGTGCTG CTTGCTCCGGTGGGGGTTGCTCCTCTAGCAAGGTGGCAGGTCTGGTATTCTACGTGACGTTTGCCTACCTCTGGATGTCTCAGGTCATCGCCAACGTCATTCTATGTACCCTCGCTGGTGGTGTTTTTGGAG GATGGTATTACTACGGTCCTCGAACCCCTGGTGGAGGTGTGCCTAAGAGAGCAAGCTTGATGGCTTTTGTGCGAGCTTCGACTCTTTCCCTCGGATCAATCGCCTTTGGAAGTTTATTGGTTACCATCCTTGAGCTTTTGAGATTAATCTTGCAACTGCTCAGTCAGTATGAGGCTGGGCAGGGTGACA TGATCGGATCTATCCTCATCTGTATTGCTCAATGCTGTATCGGCTGTATCCAATGGATGATCGAGTACTTCAATAAAT ATGCCTA TATTGAGATTG CTCTTTACGGAAAATCATACATTCCTGCTGCCAAGGACACTTGGAGACTTCTGAAGGACCGCGGTATCGACGCTCTGGTGAACGACTCTCTTGTTGGTACTG CTCTCATGTGGGGCGCCTATATCAACGGTTTCCTATGTGCCGTACTGGGCTATCTCTACCTCAGGT TCACTCACCCTGCTTACAACTCTAATGGGCAATACTCTGC ACCTGTGATTCTCTTCTCATTCCTCATTGGTCTTAACGAGAGTTTCACCATTGGCAGCGCCATC GACGCTGGTGTATCCACCATCTTTGTCGGCCTTGGAGAAGATCCTatggtgcttgctgagAGGAGTCCAGGGCTGTTTGAGATGATTCGCCAGGTTTATCCTCGGGTTATTCAGGGTGTTCCCCATTAA
- a CDS encoding A/G-specific adenine glycosylase, giving the protein MLRKSSSPSVYSVSDSDSSDYSPSVSETKRSSFKRKRAAPVSTKSRAKAIIVKGARGKSIAIDNVEDIEDLGSTISRRHGMEYHSIDKIVDGKESLLSWFERVREKRGMPWRKKYDPSSSIEENGQRAYEIWVSEVMLQQTQVATVIAYWQKWMERWPTIGDLAKADVEEVNAAWRGLGYYRRARSLLAGAKTVMGNSKYDGRLPDDPVILEKEIDGVGRYTAGAICSMAYGARTSIIDGNIHRLLTRLLAVHAPQTAPATIKFLWRIADELINHLPSGDKHKGVAGDWNQALMELGSQICKPANPQCGICPLQKFCKGYAELSNPPPLPSTAESNCKLCAPIPCDIKTDNIPTVMMFPMKKEKKASRVKEESVCVVQWRGNGDQRRWLFTKRPEKGLLAGLFEPPTTPVSEGLSPSERLSASLEALSDYIKITEEDAEGLQTSNRDVGNIPHIFSHINMTYHIHLLTLTSSGSEPPSIKPRTPRPAVWLSGEEVEKANVGTGVKKVWAEIYGSWGSFEESKMGAVVAKKEKITKNKPMKPKSPAANKDGKVVKKVMMPAMPTRRKVVDVVE; this is encoded by the exons ATGCTCCGAAAATCGAGCTCACCATCGGTCTACTCAGTTTCCGATTCGGACTCCAGCGACTATTCCCCCAGCGTCTCAGAAACTAAACGGTCGTCTTTCAAACGAAAACGTGCTGCACCAGTTTCCACAAAAAGCAGAGCCAAGGCCATTATAGTAAAGGGGGCACGCGGGAAGAGCATCGCGATAGACAATGTAGAGGATATAGAAGACCTTGGTAGCACAATTTCTCGGAGACATGGAATGGAATACCATTCCATTGATAAGATCGTAGACGGGAAGGAGAGCTTATTGTCGTGGTTTGAACGCGTGAG GGAGAAAAGGGGTATGCCTTGGCGAAAGAAATATGACCCATCTTCAAGCATTGAAGAAAACGGGCAGAGGGCGTACGAG ATATGGG TTAGCGAAGTAATGCTTCAGCAAACACAGGTCGCAACT GTTATTGCCTATTGGCAAAAATGGATGGAGCGATGGCCTACAATCGGCGACTTGGCAAAGGCAGACGTGGAG GAAGTTAATGCTGCGTGGC GTGGATTGGGATACTACCGCAGAGCAAGGTCTCTGCTGGCAGGAGCGAAAACAGTCATGGGAAATTCGAAATACGACGGGCGACTTCCCGATGATCCTGTTATCTTGGAAAAGGAAATCGATGGAGTAGGAAGATATACCGCCG GGGCCATTTGTTCGATGGCTTATGGAGCGAGGACCTCTATC ATCGATGGCAATATCCACCGTCTTCTCACTCGTCTTCTCGCGGTGCATGCCCCACAAACTGCTCCGGCTACAATCAAATTCCTCTGGCGGATAGCTGACGAGTTGATAAATCATCTACCCTCTGGAGATAAACACAAGGGTGTAGCGGGTGACTGGAACCAA GCTCTGATGGAATTGGGTAGTCAGATATGTAAGCCCGCGAACCCCCAGTGCGGCATATGCCCTCTGCAGAAATTTTGCAAAGGCTATGCAGAG CTTTCCAACCCTCCACCACTTCCGTCTACTGCCGAATCAAACTGCAAACTGTGTGCTCCAATACCCTGCGATATCAAGACAGACAATATCCCGACTGTAATGATGTTCCCtatgaagaaagagaagaaggcgtCGAGAGTCAAAGAAGAGTCTGTGTGTGTCGTACAGTGGAGAGGTAACGGGGATCAAAGGAGATGGTTGTTTACAAAGCGCCCGGAGAAAG GTTTACTCGCCGGTCTCTTTGAACCTCCCACCACGCCTGTTTCAGAAGGTTTATCCCCCTCCGAAAGGCTCAGTGCCTCCCTAGAAGCACTGTCAGATTATATCAAAATCACGGAAGAGGACGCCGAAGGCTTGCAGACGTCAAACAGAGATGTAGGCAATATACCTCATATCTTTTCTCATATCAACATGACCTATCATATTCATCTCCTCACCCTCACATCTTCCGGCAGCGAACCTCCGTCTATCAAACCCAGGACGCCTCGACCAGCAGTATGGCTCAGTGGTGAAGAAGTCGAAAAGGCAAATGTTGGGACAGGTGTGAAGAAGGTATGGGCGGAGATTTACGGATCATGGGGTAGTTTTGAAGAGTCAAAGATGGGAGCGGTAGTGgcgaagaaagagaagataaCGAAAAATAAGCCGATGAAACCTAAGTCTCCGGCGGCAAACAAGGACGGGAAGGTTGTCAAAAAAGTGATGATGCCGGCCATGCcgacaaggagaaaggtTGTTGATGTCGTTGAGTGA